The following proteins are encoded in a genomic region of Pseudodesulfovibrio mercurii:
- a CDS encoding class I SAM-dependent methyltransferase — protein MSIPPRKLEEEVMMGREEAAAYDGLTRKFLDILHAGFVESVVNLAPAQGRFLDVGTGTGWIAIGVARHSGAQVTGIDLSDDMLAIARMNADNEGVRNVEFVKGNASRIPFDDNTFDAVFCHNMLHHIPEPEGLVREMLRVAKPEGAVVIRDLKRLSKFMTALHVNLFGLTYNELMKKEYRDSIMASLTEEEMRDLADRVGLGRETFSRAFVTHMTLARPAANRRPDRITVPVAPHKSLAKNFYVCKG, from the coding sequence ATGAGCATCCCCCCGCGCAAGCTTGAAGAAGAAGTGATGATGGGCCGAGAGGAGGCCGCCGCCTACGACGGCCTGACCCGCAAATTCCTCGACATCCTGCATGCCGGCTTCGTGGAGTCGGTGGTCAATCTCGCCCCGGCCCAGGGGCGTTTTCTCGATGTGGGCACGGGCACCGGCTGGATCGCCATCGGCGTGGCCCGACACTCGGGGGCACAGGTCACGGGCATCGACCTGTCGGACGACATGCTGGCCATCGCCCGCATGAACGCCGATAACGAGGGCGTGCGCAACGTGGAGTTCGTCAAGGGCAACGCCTCCCGTATCCCCTTTGACGACAACACCTTCGATGCGGTCTTCTGCCACAACATGCTCCACCACATTCCCGAGCCCGAGGGGCTGGTCCGGGAGATGCTGCGGGTGGCCAAACCCGAGGGGGCCGTGGTCATCCGGGACCTGAAGCGGCTGTCGAAATTCATGACAGCGCTACACGTCAACCTGTTCGGACTGACCTACAACGAGCTGATGAAGAAGGAGTATCGGGATTCGATCATGGCCAGCCTGACCGAGGAGGAGATGCGGGACCTGGCCGACAGGGTGGGGCTGGGCCGCGAGACCTTCTCACGCGCCTTCGTCACCCACATGACCCTGGCCCGCCCGGCCGCGAACCGCAGGCCAGACCGGATCACGGTGCCCGTGGCCCCGCACAAGAGCCTGGCCAAGAATTTCTACGTCTGCAAGGGCTAG
- a CDS encoding N-acyl amino acid synthase FeeM domain-containing protein, translating to MDSKLEGLEKPSIKIAETRDELEQAFRTVYSVYRSTKYIVEDHPSEMSFSVHSLLPTTCAFIFKEYLKVISTMSYYADSETFGLPMDALYKKELDVLRGQGRKIAELGALATPRRRRWSNLVVYLSKAMFNYGHLTGVDDMCIMVNPKHVRFYKEIFLFEDFGEERWYKGVGAPAVALRISFRDYDDAMIEAYGKSDFDTDLHSFFTKVNNSIMDPHILYPVERKKPLSPENLCYFLEKRPEILDCLTKEQRNRFQLMYHDAFFAQGLM from the coding sequence GTGGACAGCAAGCTGGAAGGGCTTGAAAAACCAAGCATAAAGATCGCCGAAACCCGGGATGAACTCGAACAGGCCTTCCGGACGGTCTATTCGGTCTATCGTTCAACCAAGTACATCGTCGAGGACCACCCCTCGGAGATGTCCTTCAGCGTGCACAGCCTGCTTCCCACCACGTGCGCCTTCATTTTCAAGGAATATCTGAAGGTCATATCGACCATGTCCTATTACGCCGACAGTGAGACTTTCGGCCTGCCCATGGACGCGCTGTACAAGAAGGAACTGGACGTTCTGCGCGGGCAGGGGAGAAAGATCGCGGAGCTCGGTGCGCTGGCCACCCCCAGGCGGCGGCGGTGGTCCAACCTGGTCGTCTATCTGTCCAAGGCCATGTTCAACTACGGGCACCTGACCGGCGTGGACGACATGTGCATCATGGTCAATCCCAAACACGTCCGTTTCTACAAGGAAATCTTCCTGTTCGAGGACTTCGGGGAGGAGCGCTGGTACAAGGGCGTGGGCGCCCCGGCGGTGGCCTTGCGGATTTCGTTCCGCGATTATGACGACGCCATGATCGAGGCCTATGGCAAGTCGGACTTCGACACGGACCTGCACAGCTTTTTCACCAAGGTCAACAACTCCATCATGGACCCGCACATCCTGTACCCCGTGGAGAGAAAGAAGCCGCTGAGCCCGGAGAATCTGTGTTACTTCCTGGAGAAGCGTCCGGAAATTCTGGACTGCCTGACCAAGGAGCAACGTAATCGGTTCCAGCTCATGTACCACGACGCATTTTTTGCACAGGGCCTGATGTAG
- a CDS encoding PilZ domain-containing protein, which translates to MYNYQTNKCMHVAVKDGEALGRILNRLEAGETGEAAPAGPGDLERRTSPRWPVMLSGLVQVLKTSGEIMVFSVQIRNISIQGMLLEFMDKGHVFAGMLQQIEGLSVTFMLDDAMVTLECLPRRIVLDEPVEVGVEVSDESDDKARIQRFLM; encoded by the coding sequence ATGTACAATTATCAGACCAACAAATGCATGCATGTCGCCGTGAAGGATGGCGAGGCGCTCGGCAGGATTCTCAACCGACTCGAGGCGGGTGAAACCGGCGAAGCGGCTCCGGCCGGGCCGGGCGACCTGGAGCGGCGGACGTCGCCGCGCTGGCCCGTCATGCTCTCCGGGCTCGTCCAGGTGCTCAAGACCAGTGGTGAGATCATGGTCTTTTCCGTGCAGATCCGGAACATTTCCATACAGGGTATGCTCTTGGAATTCATGGATAAAGGCCACGTTTTTGCCGGCATGCTCCAGCAGATCGAAGGGTTGAGCGTGACCTTCATGCTGGACGACGCCATGGTCACCCTGGAATGTCTGCCTCGGCGTATCGTCCTGGATGAGCCCGTGGAAGTCGGGGTCGAGGTCTCGGATGAATCCGATGACAAGGCCCGCATCCAGCGCTTCCTCATGTAG
- a CDS encoding PEP-CTERM sorting domain-containing protein yields the protein MKRCIALALFLLCLLQAPSALAYYTVAFTDEVNYWPGFNNNRWDPYLRDWQDNLDVIGSPNLTGGNFVYSGHTLTGIELNYESTSRELVPGDWFFDLDQDGSWDYVLHHILCVGYDGRVNWDGGYALFSVDLAYLGYTDDSWMDDYRASFWPWGYEGRFDHPVQALVDREDWLESVTFSGWEQYLGWNETGTSTWSDFALDLSGYSGTFTYAFAMTCGNDVLFGESTIPAPEPSTFILFGLGGLGVVCYTRRKRRSL from the coding sequence ATGAAACGCTGTATCGCCTTGGCCCTGTTCCTCCTGTGCCTGCTCCAGGCTCCGTCCGCACTGGCCTATTATACCGTGGCCTTCACCGACGAGGTGAATTACTGGCCCGGTTTCAACAACAACCGCTGGGACCCCTATCTGCGGGATTGGCAGGACAACCTGGACGTCATCGGCTCCCCGAACCTGACCGGCGGCAATTTCGTGTACAGTGGCCATACCCTCACCGGGATCGAATTGAACTATGAAAGCACCAGTCGGGAACTCGTTCCCGGAGACTGGTTCTTCGATCTGGATCAGGACGGGAGCTGGGACTACGTCCTGCACCACATCCTGTGCGTCGGCTATGACGGAAGGGTCAACTGGGACGGCGGATACGCCCTGTTCTCCGTCGACCTGGCCTACCTCGGCTATACGGACGACAGCTGGATGGACGACTACAGGGCCTCTTTCTGGCCGTGGGGTTACGAAGGACGCTTCGATCACCCGGTCCAGGCCCTGGTGGACCGGGAAGACTGGCTGGAGAGCGTGACCTTCTCCGGGTGGGAGCAATACCTGGGCTGGAATGAAACCGGCACCTCCACCTGGTCCGACTTCGCCCTCGACCTCTCCGGCTACTCCGGAACGTTCACCTACGCCTTCGCCATGACCTGCGGCAACGACGTACTCTTCGGCGAGTCCACCATTCCCGCGCCGGAACCCTCCACCTTCATCCTGTTCGGTCTCGGTGGACTGGGCGTGGTCTGCTACACCCGCAGGAAGCGTCGTTCTCTCTGA
- the tpx gene encoding thiol peroxidase: MAERTGIITFQGNPLTLIGPEIHVGDTAPDFTVTANDLSPATLADFSGKVLVIASVPSLDTPVCDMETRRFNTEASALGDEVKILTVSMDLPFAQARWCGAAGIEAVQTLSDHAQASFGENWGALIKELRLLTRAVFVVDKDGKVAYVQYLKEITEEPDYEAALKVVRELIG; this comes from the coding sequence ATGGCCGAACGAACCGGAATCATCACGTTTCAAGGAAACCCATTGACCTTGATAGGCCCTGAAATCCACGTCGGCGACACCGCGCCCGACTTCACCGTGACCGCCAACGACCTCTCCCCCGCCACCCTGGCCGACTTCTCCGGCAAGGTGCTGGTCATCGCCTCGGTGCCCTCCCTGGACACCCCGGTCTGCGACATGGAAACCCGCCGCTTCAACACCGAGGCCTCGGCCCTGGGCGACGAGGTGAAAATCCTGACCGTCAGCATGGACCTGCCCTTTGCCCAGGCCCGCTGGTGCGGCGCGGCCGGAATCGAGGCCGTGCAAACCCTGTCCGACCACGCCCAGGCCTCCTTCGGCGAGAACTGGGGCGCGCTCATCAAGGAACTGCGCCTGCTGACCCGCGCGGTCTTCGTGGTGGACAAGGACGGCAAGGTCGCCTACGTCCAATACCTCAAGGAGATCACCGAGGAACCCGACTACGAGGCCGCCCTGAAGGTGGTCCGCGAACTGATCGGCTGA
- a CDS encoding PEP-CTERM sorting domain-containing protein has translation MKRLSAIIMTMALTLLLSSVAYANFLGMDSSDSTYKWTISDMYQQIVDADGNNVDIDTSSLNSVLTSIADLLASGTELYLWGYINVTTVTDTGDVPPTNAWSENDIPDTVTGVFWGIQIVGVDTPDDPTAASILYFSGGQGAFYAGTSDGDSLPSLDVSDYTTDGILDVAALLAAESSWSDTGRFAELFATFDWTDGVLPSNTLITQVAQLTDRDETTGDVDNGTIAQGKFNLDVTSDNNFSELIDSNAYAGESDVEGQVAIQLYGQGGWDFSGESAHLNMTTVPEPSTFLLIGLGMVGCFAYARRRRNNA, from the coding sequence ATGAAGAGACTTTCCGCGATCATTATGACTATGGCCCTGACGCTCCTGCTCAGCAGCGTCGCCTACGCAAACTTCCTGGGCATGGACAGCAGCGACTCCACCTACAAGTGGACGATCAGCGACATGTACCAGCAGATCGTCGATGCCGACGGCAACAACGTGGACATCGACACCAGCAGCCTGAACAGCGTGCTGACCTCCATCGCCGACCTGCTCGCCAGCGGGACCGAGTTGTACCTCTGGGGGTACATCAATGTGACCACCGTCACGGACACCGGCGATGTTCCCCCCACCAACGCCTGGTCTGAAAACGACATTCCCGACACCGTCACCGGCGTGTTCTGGGGCATCCAGATCGTGGGTGTTGACACCCCGGACGATCCTACCGCTGCCTCGATCTTGTACTTCTCCGGTGGCCAAGGCGCCTTCTACGCCGGCACCTCCGATGGCGACAGCCTGCCCAGCCTGGATGTTTCCGACTACACGACCGATGGTATCCTCGACGTGGCCGCCCTTCTGGCCGCCGAGTCTTCCTGGAGCGACACCGGCCGCTTCGCTGAACTCTTCGCCACCTTCGACTGGACCGACGGTGTCCTGCCCAGCAACACTCTGATCACCCAGGTCGCTCAGCTGACCGACCGTGACGAGACCACCGGCGACGTCGACAACGGCACCATCGCTCAGGGCAAGTTCAACCTCGACGTGACCTCCGACAACAACTTCAGCGAGCTGATCGACTCCAACGCCTACGCCGGTGAGTCCGATGTCGAAGGCCAGGTTGCCATCCAGCTGTACGGCCAGGGCGGTTGGGACTTCTCCGGTGAGTCCGCTCACCTGAACATGACCACCGTTCCCGAGCCCAGCACCTTCCTGCTGATCGGCCTGGGCATGGTCGGCTGCTTCGCCTACGCTCGTCGCCGCCGCAACAACGCCTAA
- a CDS encoding MarR family transcriptional regulator: MDAYIESQESGQPEDIARLGRSFDHLHSLAAAQIFTSMARSMHTSDITFSQLNALFRLYTHGPQRIADLAEGAHLSHCATSRLISRLAKEGQVDKQPNAQNRRERLISLTPEGLAFLRSLKLNTTAAYENLFRTLPSSLTDRLQAVLDDILPLLPPPEMPG, translated from the coding sequence ATGGATGCATATATTGAGAGTCAAGAGTCCGGCCAGCCGGAGGACATCGCCCGGCTCGGGCGCAGTTTCGACCATCTGCACAGCCTGGCCGCGGCCCAGATATTTACCTCCATGGCCCGCTCCATGCACACCTCGGACATCACCTTCAGCCAGCTCAACGCGCTCTTCCGGCTCTACACCCACGGCCCGCAGCGCATCGCCGACCTGGCCGAAGGCGCACACCTGAGCCACTGCGCCACCAGTCGGCTGATCAGCCGGTTGGCCAAGGAAGGCCAGGTGGACAAGCAGCCCAACGCGCAGAACAGGCGCGAGCGGCTGATCAGTCTGACGCCCGAGGGGCTGGCCTTTCTCCGGAGCCTGAAGCTGAACACCACGGCTGCCTACGAGAATCTCTTCCGCACCCTGCCGTCTTCCCTGACGGACCGGCTCCAGGCCGTGCTCGACGATATCCTGCCCCTGCTGCCGCCGCCCGAAATGCCCGGCTAG
- a CDS encoding PilZ domain-containing protein, protein MSEVVKVCFDMNQESFQALKRMARGEGVDCSQFVSGIVEGCLRDFMSRDWTANGKDRRKYPRVDVSIPAISCVKFSDREMRSYPVMVDDVSEGGLRISFKDVSPDMGERLANSSFFEVFFTIPELSQTVSFYCKRLRHKVDRDLTLVGVFEGNNAETRSMMDIMLQHYIA, encoded by the coding sequence ATGTCTGAAGTGGTGAAAGTGTGTTTTGACATGAATCAGGAGAGTTTTCAGGCACTCAAGCGCATGGCACGGGGAGAAGGGGTGGATTGTTCCCAGTTTGTTTCAGGTATCGTGGAGGGGTGCCTGAGGGACTTCATGAGCAGAGATTGGACTGCGAACGGAAAGGACAGACGGAAGTATCCCAGGGTGGATGTGTCAATTCCCGCGATATCTTGCGTAAAGTTTTCCGACAGGGAGATGCGCAGTTACCCCGTGATGGTGGATGACGTCTCCGAGGGAGGGTTGCGGATATCGTTCAAGGATGTTTCTCCGGATATGGGAGAGCGTTTGGCGAATTCATCCTTTTTCGAGGTGTTCTTCACCATTCCTGAATTATCGCAGACCGTGTCGTTCTATTGCAAGCGACTTCGTCACAAGGTCGATCGGGACTTGACCCTGGTCGGTGTGTTCGAAGGGAATAACGCCGAGACCCGTTCCATGATGGATATCATGTTACAGCACTACATTGCATAG
- a CDS encoding ThiF family adenylyltransferase, with protein MNTPETRQKLDVFHVASHNTYQEAAFCRNLGLLDANEQNRLQHAVVAVAGLGGVGGGHLIALARSGVGGFRLADFDRFDPVNGNRQYGATVSAFGREKLRVMAENALEVNPHLSLTLFEDGVTEENVDAFLDGADLVLDGLDFFVFEVRRMVFKKALEKGIPVITAGPMGFSSALLVFTPDGMGFDEYFDIREEDTYIERILKFAMGLAPRPTHFGYVNMDFVDLRAKRGPSLGCACQLCASLAVTEALRLLLGRKGVKPVPYFLQFDPYVRKLVKGRLRMGNRHPVQRLKLWIAKNYMLDRNKVIGPVRPEQPDLAADGLAAVRDYVISAGVQAPSGDNCQPWRFSGKGERIVLSLDKGTDESFFNVRQAASIVACGAAMENMTLAAQACGLKPEVELRPEEGAGEIRLAALTLKQGEDVHEPVLHDAVWLRCTNRKFYSRKPVSDGVWEHIREAVERFPGTTLQWISAQDQLKKFAESVCLADRIRTEHRGLHEHLNAMIRFTQKDAEETRDGFPLGNLEAGRAGNLFLKATRSWSVMKALNTLGASRGVAAHSGKGILRSGGVGLISTQALDTESLFLAGRALERAWLTFTHYGIRFQPAAAPALFRLRWLLEGETSFSPAHGKLLGRSWSLAEECFPGFLASRPVLFFRVGFGPGIKYGTYRKPLTAFPGGDA; from the coding sequence TTGAATACTCCGGAAACCCGGCAGAAACTCGACGTGTTCCACGTCGCCTCCCACAATACGTATCAGGAAGCGGCCTTTTGCCGAAATCTCGGTCTGCTCGACGCCAATGAGCAGAATCGGCTGCAGCACGCCGTGGTGGCCGTGGCCGGTCTGGGCGGCGTGGGGGGCGGACACCTGATCGCCCTGGCCCGCAGCGGCGTGGGCGGCTTCCGGCTGGCCGACTTCGACCGTTTTGATCCGGTCAACGGCAACCGCCAGTACGGAGCCACGGTCTCGGCCTTCGGCCGGGAGAAACTCCGCGTCATGGCGGAGAACGCCCTGGAGGTCAATCCGCACCTGTCGCTCACGCTCTTCGAGGACGGGGTGACCGAGGAAAACGTGGACGCCTTCCTGGACGGGGCGGACCTGGTCCTGGACGGGTTGGACTTCTTCGTCTTCGAAGTGCGCCGGATGGTCTTCAAGAAGGCCCTGGAAAAGGGCATCCCGGTGATCACCGCCGGGCCCATGGGTTTCAGTTCGGCCCTGCTGGTGTTCACGCCCGACGGCATGGGGTTCGACGAATATTTCGACATCCGCGAAGAGGACACGTACATCGAGCGCATCCTCAAGTTCGCCATGGGCCTGGCCCCGCGTCCCACCCATTTCGGGTACGTCAACATGGACTTCGTGGATCTTCGGGCCAAGCGCGGGCCGTCCCTGGGCTGCGCCTGCCAGTTGTGCGCGTCCCTGGCCGTGACCGAGGCCCTGCGTCTGCTGCTCGGCCGCAAGGGCGTGAAGCCGGTTCCCTATTTCCTGCAATTCGACCCCTATGTCCGCAAGCTGGTCAAGGGACGGCTGCGTATGGGCAACCGGCATCCGGTCCAACGGTTGAAGTTGTGGATCGCCAAGAATTACATGCTGGATAGGAACAAGGTCATCGGTCCGGTCAGGCCCGAGCAGCCGGATCTGGCCGCCGACGGTCTGGCCGCAGTGCGCGACTACGTCATCAGCGCGGGCGTCCAGGCCCCGTCGGGCGACAACTGCCAGCCGTGGCGGTTCTCGGGCAAGGGCGAACGCATCGTCCTGTCCCTGGACAAGGGCACTGACGAGAGCTTTTTCAACGTTCGGCAGGCCGCATCCATCGTGGCCTGCGGTGCGGCCATGGAGAACATGACCCTGGCCGCCCAGGCCTGCGGCCTCAAGCCCGAGGTGGAACTGCGTCCCGAAGAGGGGGCGGGGGAAATCCGTTTGGCCGCTCTCACCCTGAAACAGGGGGAGGACGTCCACGAACCGGTTCTGCACGACGCCGTCTGGCTGCGTTGCACCAACCGCAAGTTCTACAGCCGGAAGCCGGTCTCGGACGGCGTTTGGGAACACATCCGCGAGGCTGTGGAGCGGTTTCCCGGCACCACACTGCAGTGGATATCAGCCCAGGATCAATTGAAGAAGTTCGCCGAATCCGTGTGCCTGGCGGACCGCATCCGCACGGAGCATCGCGGGCTCCACGAGCATTTGAACGCCATGATCCGGTTCACGCAAAAGGACGCCGAGGAGACACGGGACGGGTTCCCGCTCGGCAATCTTGAGGCGGGCCGCGCTGGCAACCTGTTCCTCAAGGCCACCCGGTCCTGGTCGGTCATGAAGGCCCTCAATACCCTGGGCGCCTCACGTGGCGTGGCCGCGCATTCGGGCAAGGGCATCCTTCGTTCTGGAGGCGTGGGACTGATCAGCACGCAGGCCCTGGACACGGAATCGCTCTTCCTGGCGGGCAGGGCGCTGGAGCGCGCCTGGCTGACCTTCACCCATTACGGCATCCGGTTCCAGCCTGCGGCCGCACCGGCATTGTTCCGGCTGCGCTGGCTGTTGGAGGGGGAGACGTCCTTTTCGCCCGCCCACGGCAAGCTGCTGGGCAGGTCCTGGTCTCTGGCCGAGGAATGTTTCCCCGGATTCCTGGCGTCCAGGCCGGTGCTCTTCTTCCGGGTGGGCTTCGGGCCGGGCATCAAGTACGGCACCTACCGGAAGCCGCTCACCGCATTCCCGGGCGGCGACGCCTAG
- a CDS encoding multidrug effflux MFS transporter — MRKRGLAHLAILAGISTLPPLSIDMNLPAIPDIEATFGVARGQGSLTLSLFLLGFACAPLLGGPLSDRFGRKPVLMTALLLDTLAAFACTVHGSFHFLLLSRLIQGIASGVCILAPLAILRDTMTGPEARKQFSAIMFVGGVAPLAAPLLGGLILLYTGWSAIYAVQGLLGLSLFVLVALLVPESLPPDRRNTVGAAKLLGGYATIFRSPQFLGYALPQALGFGCLFSYIAGSPAFVLGEMHLSEQAYSLVFALTSFGVMVGAFLSGLVGRREIRVDRILAVSLGVMTLAAGSVFVLTWYHAPELPLLLPPLFLVMACFGVLQPNAMSEAVAPWGHMAGTASGAINSLQMLTGAGASALAPLLNTVWAPGKAMGLAMLCAALLASGLYVVFGRARRNRAQAPA; from the coding sequence ATGCGCAAACGAGGCCTTGCCCATCTCGCCATCCTGGCGGGCATCTCCACACTGCCGCCCCTTTCCATCGACATGAACCTGCCGGCCATCCCGGACATCGAGGCCACCTTCGGGGTGGCCCGGGGACAGGGCTCCCTGACCCTGAGCCTGTTTCTGCTGGGCTTCGCCTGCGCCCCGCTCCTGGGCGGGCCGCTGTCCGACCGGTTCGGCCGCAAGCCGGTCCTGATGACCGCCCTGCTCCTGGACACCCTGGCGGCCTTCGCCTGCACCGTGCACGGCTCCTTCCACTTCCTGCTCCTCTCGCGACTGATCCAGGGCATCGCCTCCGGGGTCTGCATCCTCGCGCCCCTGGCCATCCTGCGCGACACCATGACCGGCCCCGAGGCGCGCAAGCAGTTCTCGGCCATCATGTTCGTGGGCGGCGTGGCCCCGCTGGCGGCCCCCCTGCTCGGCGGCCTGATCCTGCTCTACACGGGCTGGTCGGCCATCTACGCCGTCCAAGGGCTGCTCGGCCTGTCCCTGTTCGTCCTGGTGGCCCTGCTCGTGCCCGAGTCCCTGCCCCCGGACAGACGGAACACCGTGGGCGCGGCGAAGCTGCTCGGCGGGTACGCGACCATCTTCAGGAGCCCGCAGTTCCTCGGCTACGCCCTGCCCCAGGCCCTCGGCTTCGGCTGCCTCTTCTCCTACATCGCGGGTTCGCCCGCATTCGTGCTCGGCGAGATGCACCTGTCCGAGCAGGCCTACTCCCTGGTCTTCGCCCTGACCTCCTTCGGAGTCATGGTCGGGGCCTTCCTCAGCGGGCTGGTCGGCCGCCGGGAAATCCGGGTGGACCGCATCCTGGCCGTGAGCCTCGGAGTCATGACCCTGGCCGCCGGGTCCGTGTTCGTCCTGACCTGGTACCACGCCCCGGAGCTGCCCCTCCTGCTGCCCCCGCTCTTCCTGGTCATGGCCTGCTTCGGGGTACTCCAGCCCAACGCCATGAGCGAGGCCGTCGCCCCCTGGGGACACATGGCCGGAACCGCGTCCGGGGCGATCAACTCCCTCCAGATGCTCACCGGGGCCGGGGCCAGCGCCCTGGCCCCCCTGCTCAACACGGTCTGGGCGCCGGGCAAGGCCATGGGACTGGCCATGCTCTGCGCCGCGCTCCTGGCTTCGGGATTGTACGTGGTCTTCGGGAGGGCCAGGCGGAACCGGGCGCAGGCCCCCGCCTGA
- a CDS encoding sigma-54-dependent transcriptional regulator, producing the protein MGKILLIDDDPFQCAVVESIIKKMGYDCHCVYSGIEGLTLLKSSHFDIIFLDLNLHEGSGLSHIPRLTELDPNVDIVMLTGESDSDCISQAFAAGVKDYLVKPIKEDRFRKVIQNLLQQKTVEREETDTLTREEIIGDSPALNQCLERLAISAKGVGNVLITGETGTGKELFARALHNNSDRKDNRYIVVDCTNLPSTLAESLLFGHAKGSFTGADQDRKGLFHLAHGGTLFLDEIGDLDLGIQKSLLRVLQEKTFRPLSSSKEVYSDFRLVAATNRNLEEMVARGEFRRDLYYRLQSFIIELPPLRDRNGDIEMLTRHYLPILCKENGMDEKEVDPQFIETLRLYDWPGNVRELVNVLHVSLQKARFSKFLNIYHLPQQLRMRRVFQDMGEDEAAPQESAPTPSMYSLPMTAEEFPVMKAARQEAVEAMEQVYLQRLVQLSDASIATACKLSGLSRARLYELLSKHNLSLKNN; encoded by the coding sequence GTGGGAAAGATACTGCTGATCGATGACGATCCGTTCCAGTGCGCCGTCGTCGAGTCCATCATCAAGAAGATGGGCTACGACTGCCACTGCGTCTATTCCGGGATAGAAGGCCTCACCCTGCTTAAGAGTAGCCATTTCGACATCATCTTCCTGGACCTCAATCTGCACGAGGGCAGCGGGTTGAGCCACATCCCCCGTCTGACCGAACTGGACCCCAACGTGGACATCGTCATGCTCACCGGGGAATCCGATTCCGACTGCATCTCCCAGGCCTTTGCCGCCGGGGTCAAGGACTACCTGGTCAAGCCCATCAAGGAAGATCGCTTCCGCAAGGTCATCCAGAATCTCCTGCAACAGAAGACCGTGGAGCGGGAAGAGACCGACACCCTGACCCGCGAGGAGATCATCGGCGACAGCCCGGCCCTGAACCAGTGCCTCGAACGGTTGGCCATCTCCGCCAAGGGCGTGGGCAACGTGCTCATCACCGGCGAGACCGGGACGGGCAAGGAACTTTTCGCCAGGGCGCTGCACAACAACAGCGACCGCAAGGACAACCGCTATATCGTGGTGGACTGCACCAACCTCCCCTCGACCCTGGCCGAGAGCCTGCTGTTCGGGCATGCCAAGGGGTCGTTCACCGGGGCTGACCAGGACCGCAAGGGGCTGTTCCACCTGGCCCACGGCGGCACCCTGTTCCTGGACGAAATCGGCGACCTCGACCTGGGCATCCAGAAGTCCCTGCTCCGTGTCCTCCAGGAAAAGACCTTCCGCCCCCTCAGTTCGAGCAAGGAAGTATACAGTGATTTCAGGCTGGTGGCGGCCACCAACCGGAACCTTGAGGAGATGGTGGCCCGCGGTGAATTCCGCAGGGATCTCTATTACCGGCTCCAGAGCTTCATCATCGAACTGCCGCCCCTGCGCGACCGCAACGGTGACATCGAGATGCTGACCCGGCATTATCTTCCCATCCTGTGCAAGGAAAACGGCATGGATGAGAAGGAGGTGGACCCCCAGTTCATCGAGACCCTGCGGCTCTACGACTGGCCCGGCAACGTGCGCGAGCTGGTCAACGTCCTCCATGTCTCGCTCCAAAAGGCGCGTTTCTCCAAGTTCCTGAACATCTACCATCTTCCGCAGCAGTTGCGCATGCGCCGCGTGTTTCAGGACATGGGCGAGGACGAGGCCGCGCCCCAGGAATCCGCTCCCACGCCGAGTATGTATTCCCTGCCCATGACCGCCGAGGAGTTCCCGGTCATGAAGGCCGCCCGGCAGGAAGCCGTGGAGGCCATGGAGCAGGTCTATCTCCAGCGGCTGGTCCAGTTGAGCGATGCCTCCATCGCCACGGCCTGCAAGCTTTCCGGCCTTTCCCGGGCCCGTCTGTACGAGTTGCTGAGCAAGCACAACCTCTCGCTGAAAAACAACTGA